TACTTAAAAAATTCACTTATGAAGGTTTTATATTTTATACAAACTATGAGAGTGAAAAAGGTAAAGCTATCCAACATAACCCTAATGTTTGTCTTTCATTTTTTTGGCATGGAGCAGAACGTCAAATTATAATTAAAGGACAAACAGAAAAAATTGCTGCAAATTTAAGCGATGGTTATTTTGAGTCACGACCAAGAGGTAGTCAATTAGGAGCAATAGTATCTAAACAAAGTAGTGTAGTGGCTAGTAGGCAAGTGTTAGAGGATGATTTAAGAAGATTAGAGGAAGAATATCAAAATAAAGACATACAACGACCTGAATATTGGGGAGGTTATATAGTTAAGCCTGTGTCAATGGAGTTTTGGCAAGGTAGACCTAATAGATTGCATGATCGCGTAGTTTACACCTTAGATTTGGATTTTAATTGGGTAAAAAATCGTTTATGTCCATAAAATAATCGCTGAAATACATGTAAATTATGTATTTCATCGACAAAACGCATAGTACTTCGTTAAAAAGCATGTTTTTCATCGATTTTAACATTTCTTTAACAGTTTAATAGACTAAGCTATTATATTTTTGGAGTCCCAGATAACCTTAACTCCTTAAAAAATGAGAAAAATTACTAGCCTACTTATTGTTTTTTGCATTGCAATTTCTTTAACATCCTGTTCTACAGATACAATGGATGAAACTTTTGAAGACTCTAGCGTTTTAGTTATTCCTGATGCTAAA
The genomic region above belongs to Olleya sp. Hel_I_94 and contains:
- the pdxH gene encoding pyridoxamine 5'-phosphate oxidase: MEKDLSNYRKSYEKGALLLEDTPENPIELFRSWFNEVDNFFPQDETNAMTISTIGTDGFPKSRVVLLKKFTYEGFIFYTNYESEKGKAIQHNPNVCLSFFWHGAERQIIIKGQTEKIAANLSDGYFESRPRGSQLGAIVSKQSSVVASRQVLEDDLRRLEEEYQNKDIQRPEYWGGYIVKPVSMEFWQGRPNRLHDRVVYTLDLDFNWVKNRLCP